A section of the Aythya fuligula isolate bAytFul2 chromosome 9, bAytFul2.pri, whole genome shotgun sequence genome encodes:
- the LOC116492459 gene encoding putative coiled-coil domain-containing protein 195 — protein sequence MEGNTHLLQLIREMRSQIDELERENRALRGELRACGPSATAARAGSPTGPTARPDPAPGPAAAASEQAATTMTVRRYSTAAAAPTPPGTRPPRAGKSPADCFSSSSPSKMKLFQEHVRRCRGKVKAVSFLLPMDVSACAENQGSLKSPQNQDTHELTTVTEKDM from the exons ATGGAGGGCAACACGCACCTCCTCCAGCTCATCCGCGAGATGCGCTCCCAGATCGACGAGCTGGAGCGGGAGAACCGGGCCCTGAGGGGCGAGCTGCGGGCCTGCGGGCCGAGTGCCACAGCGGCGAGAGCTGGGAGCCCCACCGGCCCCACGGCACGGCCGGACCCCGCACCCGGCCCTGCGGCGGCAGCGTCAGAGCAGGCAG cCACCACCATGACCGTGCGGCGCTACTCCACCGCTGCGGCTGCGCCCACTCCTCCTGGCACGAGGCCTCCCAGGGCAGGGAAGAGCCCAGCTGactgcttctccagcagcagtcCCAGCAAAATGAAGCTGTTCCAGGAGCACGTCCGCAGGTGCAG GGGTAAAGTAAAGGCTGTTAGTTTCCTTTTACCGATGGATGTGTCAGCATGTGCTGAAAATCAAGGTTCTCTGAAAAGCCCACAAAATCAGGACACACACGAGTTAACTACCGTCACTGAAAAGGATATGTGA